One Candidatus Kuenenbacteria bacterium genomic region harbors:
- a CDS encoding glycosyltransferase family 4 protein: MSSNQPTKILYLVTLSEWGGAQKYVFDLAVLAQAKGFDVSVAVGGKPDGQLLTLLSRFSVSSYYLRRLQRSLNLHDDLLAFIDIYKLVRRLKPDIIHLNSSKAGSLGALAAKLCGVKKIIYTVHGLVLNEPLSAPKRVFYWLSEWFS; this comes from the coding sequence ATGTCCTCAAATCAACCAACAAAAATCCTTTATTTGGTCACACTATCTGAATGGGGTGGCGCTCAAAAATATGTTTTTGATTTGGCTGTCCTAGCGCAAGCCAAGGGCTTTGATGTCTCGGTGGCCGTTGGCGGCAAACCGGATGGACAACTCCTCACTCTCCTCTCCCGCTTCTCTGTCTCTAGCTATTATCTGCGCCGGCTACAACGCTCCCTTAATCTCCATGATGACCTCTTGGCTTTTATCGATATTTATAAATTAGTCCGCCGACTCAAACCAGATATTATTCACCTCAACTCTAGCAAAGCCGGCTCGCTCGGCGCTCTGGCCGCCAAATTATGCGGCGTTAAAAAAATTATCTATACCGTCCACGGCCTGGTTTTAAATGAGCCACTTTCCGCCCCCAAGCGCGTATTTTATTGGCTGTCAGAATGGTTTAGC
- a CDS encoding SDR family NAD(P)-dependent oxidoreductase, with protein MKILVTGGAGFIGSHTVRKLVQLGHKVVVVDNFNNYYSPKLKEDRIKIFLKGLKFRVYRLNIADYKKLEQIFKKEKFDKIIHLAAQAGVRYSLENPFVYIESNIVGTFNLLELCRQYGVKHFIYASSSSVYGNNKKLPFAEGHRVDEPISLYAATKKSTELMAYTYYHLFGINTIGLRFFTVYGPWGRPDMAIFKFTKSISEGRPIEVYGRGAMDRDFTYIDDIVSGVVRTLKIKSGCEIFNLGNSKPEKLMTMISLIEKNLGKRAIVEMKPMQAGDVHRTYANTGKAREILSYQPKTNLAGGIKKFVRWYRGYYGTK; from the coding sequence ATGAAGATATTGGTGACAGGGGGAGCTGGGTTTATCGGCTCTCATACAGTAAGAAAATTGGTCCAGCTGGGCCACAAGGTGGTAGTGGTGGACAATTTTAATAATTATTATAGCCCAAAATTAAAAGAAGACAGGATTAAAATATTTTTGAAAGGCCTGAAGTTTAGGGTGTATAGATTGAATATTGCTGATTACAAAAAGTTGGAGCAAATATTCAAGAAAGAGAAGTTTGACAAAATAATTCATCTGGCGGCCCAGGCCGGGGTGCGATATTCACTAGAAAATCCTTTTGTCTATATAGAGTCAAATATCGTAGGTACTTTTAATTTGCTCGAATTGTGCAGGCAGTATGGGGTGAAACATTTTATTTATGCTTCTTCATCATCTGTTTATGGTAATAATAAAAAATTGCCTTTTGCCGAGGGCCATAGGGTTGACGAGCCGATTTCCTTGTATGCAGCGACCAAAAAATCAACCGAACTTATGGCTTATACTTATTACCATTTGTTTGGGATAAATACGATTGGTCTCCGTTTTTTTACGGTTTATGGGCCATGGGGTAGGCCGGATATGGCAATCTTCAAATTTACCAAAAGTATCAGTGAGGGAAGGCCAATAGAGGTTTATGGCCGAGGCGCAATGGATAGAGACTTTACTTATATTGATGATATTGTGTCAGGCGTTGTCAGAACTCTAAAAATAAAGAGCGGTTGCGAGATTTTTAATTTGGGTAATTCAAAGCCAGAGAAACTCATGACAATGATCAGTTTGATTGAGAAAAATCTCGGCAAAAGAGCAATTGTGGAGATGAAACCAATGCAGGCTGGGGATGTGCACAGGACATACGCGAACACAGGAAAAGCCAGAGAAATATTGAGTTATCAACCCAAGACAAATTTAGCAGGGGGGATAAAGAAGTTTGTAAGGTGGTACAGGGGATATTATGGGACAAAATAA